From the Spiroplasma alleghenense genome, one window contains:
- a CDS encoding glycoside hydrolase family 1 protein, producing MSKFPKDFLWGGAVAANQIEGGWDVDGKGLTVADLRMYNKNLDRSNLNGERPMTKAKLQKALNPKVGDYFPKRHGIDFFNHYKEDIKLFGEMNMQWFRMSISWARIFPNGDDKVPNEAGLKFYENVFQECEKYGIKPLVTISHYDTPYNLVEKYGGWKNPQLIEFYKVYAKLVFERYKKYVIHWMPFNEINAAIYSVWAGAGLIDDGEANLSQASYQAMHNLFVANAWAVKIGHEVNPKNQIGCMVAHMTSYPATCKPEDVIHATKEHQERVLFYYDVMCKGEYPKFMLKKFEKEKLQLKFEPADLELLKKYTLDYIGFSYYMSGTSGVDNGQKTEGNLVTFGKNPFLKASEWGWQIDPQGIRYTMNDLYFRYNLPLVVAENGIGVIENLDKNNEIHDDYRIDYLSQHINEMSKAINEDGVEVLGYTLWTPIDVISHGTSEMSKRYGLIYVDQDDLGQGTKKRFKKNSFYWYQKLIKSNVENF from the coding sequence ATGAGCAAATTTCCAAAAGACTTTTTATGAGGAGGAGCGGTTGCTGCCAACCAAATTGAAGGAGGTTGAGATGTTGATGGTAAAGGATTGACAGTTGCTGATTTAAGGATGTATAATAAAAATCTAGATCGCTCTAACCTTAACGGCGAACGTCCAATGACTAAAGCTAAATTACAAAAAGCTTTAAATCCTAAAGTGGGTGATTATTTTCCTAAACGTCACGGAATTGATTTTTTCAATCACTACAAAGAAGATATTAAATTGTTTGGGGAAATGAACATGCAATGATTTAGAATGTCAATTTCATGAGCGCGAATTTTTCCCAATGGAGATGATAAGGTTCCCAATGAAGCTGGGTTAAAGTTTTATGAAAATGTGTTTCAAGAATGTGAGAAATATGGAATTAAACCATTAGTGACAATTTCTCATTATGATACCCCATATAATTTAGTAGAAAAATATGGGGGTTGAAAAAATCCACAGTTAATTGAATTTTATAAAGTGTATGCTAAACTAGTGTTTGAAAGATACAAAAAATATGTAATTCATTGAATGCCATTTAATGAAATTAATGCCGCAATTTATAGTGTCTGAGCGGGAGCGGGATTAATTGATGATGGGGAAGCTAATTTATCTCAAGCTTCCTATCAAGCAATGCATAATTTGTTTGTAGCCAATGCTTGAGCGGTTAAGATTGGTCATGAAGTAAATCCGAAAAACCAAATTGGATGTATGGTGGCTCATATGACCAGTTATCCAGCAACTTGTAAACCCGAAGATGTTATTCATGCTACCAAAGAACATCAAGAAAGAGTTTTATTCTACTATGATGTTATGTGTAAAGGTGAGTATCCTAAATTTATGCTTAAAAAATTTGAAAAAGAAAAACTGCAGTTAAAGTTTGAACCCGCAGATTTAGAATTACTGAAAAAATATACATTAGATTATATTGGCTTTAGTTATTATATGTCAGGAACTTCAGGAGTTGATAATGGCCAAAAAACCGAAGGAAACCTAGTAACCTTTGGTAAAAATCCATTTTTAAAAGCTTCAGAATGAGGATGACAAATAGATCCTCAAGGAATTCGTTATACTATGAATGATTTATACTTCCGCTATAACTTGCCATTAGTGGTGGCTGAAAACGGTATTGGAGTTATTGAGAATTTAGATAAGAATAATGAAATCCATGATGATTATCGAATTGATTATTTAAGTCAACATATTAATGAAATGAGTAAAGCTATTAATGAAGATGGAGTAGAGGTTTTAGGTTATACTTTATGAACCCCAATTGATGTAATCTCTCATGGAACTAGTGAAATGTCAAAACGTTATGGTTTAATTTATGTAGACCAAGATGATTTAGGACAGGGTACTAAAAA
- a CDS encoding PTS transporter subunit EIIC, whose translation MRFEIKDLDKIKEKEIKSHSWCKGIINAPGEYQVVIGADVIEFYNQFQPLYSGDINFEVKNNQIKQGNWFSRALRTVSRIFAPIVTVLIAYGLISTIRALGTIDFTGNNGSLAGSVEFFNQFDSILKVLIDGLTLFITVGVAYTTFKAFNCNGLFGLALGVVLTSPALTAMGAVTPDKGQNIIDVMPGWNLFNSTVFYPWKISFAGLIIPMIGVAIFGAYMEKWTNNIKNGTAKMLLQPLLVILTTYLVAIFIIAPIGLLMTNYISIAIKWATTQSVAKFIFTPILAACYGPMVILGLHRTVTPILFQDQALYQGTILIGFIIINNISQGVACLAMNYQHRKVKNVSEVAIPSGLAAIVGGISEPVLFGVNFKYLYPLLAASIGTLVGTILITAAGVFGVVGSAGIFGIISMAQQPPTEIGIQTWAGGGIVWETIGVLVMVPVTFISTIILGQTKYFKTRTAQIFEADWGIINEETRIEEIKPVKTNNKVIKKYIKEKNKYEQISKRLFMRRSGCCQPNWRRLRCWW comes from the coding sequence ATGCGCTTTGAAATTAAAGACTTAGATAAAATTAAGGAAAAAGAAATCAAATCTCATTCTTGGTGTAAAGGAATTATTAATGCACCGGGTGAATATCAAGTGGTAATTGGAGCTGATGTTATTGAATTTTATAACCAGTTTCAACCTTTATATTCTGGGGATATTAATTTTGAAGTTAAAAATAATCAAATCAAACAAGGGAATTGATTCTCGCGAGCTTTAAGAACAGTGTCGCGAATCTTTGCTCCCATTGTGACGGTGCTAATTGCCTATGGACTAATATCAACAATTCGTGCTTTAGGAACCATTGACTTTACTGGTAATAATGGCTCACTGGCAGGAAGTGTAGAGTTCTTTAATCAATTTGATTCAATTTTAAAAGTTCTAATTGATGGGCTAACCTTATTTATAACTGTGGGTGTAGCTTATACAACCTTTAAAGCCTTTAACTGTAATGGATTATTTGGTTTAGCACTTGGGGTTGTGCTAACTTCTCCCGCTCTAACAGCCATGGGGGCAGTCACCCCAGATAAAGGACAAAATATCATTGATGTTATGCCGGGATGAAATCTATTCAATAGCACAGTATTTTATCCATGAAAAATATCATTTGCAGGATTAATCATTCCCATGATTGGGGTAGCTATCTTTGGGGCTTACATGGAAAAGTGAACTAACAATATTAAAAATGGTACAGCTAAAATGTTGCTTCAACCATTATTGGTTATTCTAACAACCTATTTAGTAGCGATATTTATTATAGCTCCCATTGGATTGTTAATGACTAACTATATTTCAATTGCGATTAAGTGAGCCACTACTCAAAGTGTTGCTAAATTTATTTTTACCCCAATTCTAGCAGCTTGTTATGGGCCCATGGTAATTTTAGGATTACACCGAACAGTTACCCCGATCTTGTTTCAAGATCAAGCGTTGTACCAAGGAACAATCCTAATCGGGTTTATTATTATCAATAACATTTCTCAAGGAGTGGCTTGTTTGGCGATGAACTACCAACACCGAAAAGTTAAAAATGTCAGTGAAGTTGCTATTCCTTCAGGGCTGGCGGCCATTGTGGGAGGTATTAGTGAACCAGTCTTATTTGGAGTTAATTTTAAATACTTGTATCCATTACTAGCAGCTTCAATTGGAACTCTGGTAGGAACAATACTAATTACAGCTGCGGGAGTATTTGGAGTTGTGGGGTCAGCAGGAATCTTTGGAATTATTTCAATGGCCCAACAACCCCCAACCGAAATTGGAATTCAAACTTGAGCTGGGGGAGGAATTGTTTGAGAAACTATTGGGGTATTGGTCATGGTTCCTGTGACTTTTATCTCAACTATAATACTGGGTCAAACTAAATACTTTAAAACTCGTACTGCTCAAATCTTTGAAGCAGACTGAGGAATTATTAATGAAGAAACTAGGATTGAAGAAATCAAACCAGTTAAAACCAACAATAAAGTTATTAAAAAATACATAAAGGAGAAAAATAAATATGAGCAAATTTCCAAAAGACTTTTTATGAGGAGGAGCGGTTGCTGCCAACCAAATTGAAGGAGGTTGAGATGTTGATGGTAA
- a CDS encoding MerR family transcriptional regulator: MEQFYTTKQISKICSVTRKGLNYYQEKGLLIPAKIENNKALYSGANIATLQQILLLKKLHYSIDEIEIIMLSENWNPKYMFQNYQVYLKQRILDYQTMCESLQEVEQMYENNNFDNIMDRKNFIIFSKKKSVSSVIWKFWDDKNEFIKNKNQKDLLTSYMKKTFVMYKDYLENKIELVQLYDLYEEIEGILKQSFPHYFNPYIKNLGFWWTYEESYIKIQISLCGFTLGKNYYETFLRFWQNKLCSGGYEN, translated from the coding sequence ATGGAGCAATTTTATACTACAAAGCAAATTTCCAAAATATGTTCAGTTACTCGCAAAGGTTTAAATTACTATCAAGAAAAAGGTTTGTTAATTCCAGCAAAGATCGAGAATAATAAAGCTCTATATAGTGGTGCCAACATTGCCACTTTACAACAAATTTTATTATTAAAAAAACTTCATTACTCAATTGATGAAATTGAAATCATTATGCTTAGTGAAAACTGAAATCCTAAATATATGTTCCAAAACTATCAAGTCTATTTAAAACAACGAATTTTAGATTATCAAACTATGTGTGAATCTTTACAAGAAGTTGAGCAGATGTATGAGAATAATAACTTTGATAATATTATGGATCGAAAAAACTTTATTATCTTTAGTAAAAAGAAATCCGTTTCATCAGTTATATGAAAATTTTGAGATGATAAGAATGAATTTATTAAAAATAAAAATCAAAAAGATTTACTAACCAGCTACATGAAAAAAACTTTTGTTATGTACAAAGATTATCTAGAAAATAAAATAGAGCTTGTCCAGCTTTATGATTTATATGAAGAAATTGAAGGGATTTTAAAACAATCTTTCCCCCATTACTTTAACCCTTATATTAAAAATCTGGGGTTTTGATGAACCTATGAAGAATCTTATATTAAAATCCAAATCAGTTTATGTGGATTTACTTTAGGTAAAAACTACTATGAAACTTTTTTAAGATTTTGACAAAATAAACTTTGCTCTGGGGGATATGAGAATTAG
- a CDS encoding PTS lactose/cellobiose transporter subunit IIA produces MNDEKTHSELIFYETKGEKNEISLLLIRSEDQLLSSQTIIALAKKMLRMYQKFNK; encoded by the coding sequence TTAAATGATGAAAAAACTCACAGCGAATTAATTTTTTATGAAACCAAAGGTGAAAAAAATGAAATTAGTTTATTGCTAATTCGTTCAGAAGACCAATTACTGTCAAGTCAAACAATTATTGCCTTGGCTAAAAAGATGCTTAGAATGTATCAAAAATTTAATAAATAG
- the cas2 gene encoding CRISPR-associated endonuclease Cas2 → MRMILFYDLPMNKKNLVKTYNQFRNKLLKEGFVLVQYSVYSKICINEESMNRLVSRIEKIKPSEGNIRAMIVTEKQYAKMIFFNGKKSLQEKESNDRRLVIY, encoded by the coding sequence ATGAGAATGATTCTATTTTATGATCTTCCAATGAACAAGAAAAATCTTGTTAAAACATACAATCAATTTAGAAACAAATTATTAAAAGAGGGTTTTGTCTTAGTTCAATATTCTGTTTATTCAAAAATTTGTATAAACGAAGAATCTATGAATAGACTAGTTTCAAGAATTGAAAAAATAAAGCCTTCGGAAGGTAATATAAGAGCGATGATTGTAACTGAAAAGCAGTATGCAAAAATGATATTTTTCAATGGCAAAAAATCACTTCAAGAGAAGGAGTCAAACGATAGAAGGTTGGTGATTTATTAA
- the cas1 gene encoding type II CRISPR-associated endonuclease Cas1, with protein sequence MSWKTLIIKDSEYINVFLDSVVIRTKQGEVKQPIGDLNSVIFESYKTTITTRVINKLAEKGVLTILCDDTLMPNALITPIKGHHKQYEQILNQINWNKKDKLFLWTKIVKNKIENQIDNLKMTNKNFDKVAHLNKFISELQLGDSTNREAHAAKVYFHELFGMEFRRNKDNHINSALNFGYSIIRSAVARTICSKGLHPSISLFHHNGFNAFALADDLMEPFRPIVDLYVFSKIMNEDYFSRNHRIALINLLNCKVTINGKSVYLTNAIEIYIDEVINFFKEKKFSDEKFPDVSSVLYYEL encoded by the coding sequence ATGAGTTGAAAAACGTTAATAATAAAAGACTCAGAATACATAAATGTATTTCTGGATAGTGTAGTAATAAGAACAAAACAAGGCGAAGTCAAGCAACCAATTGGTGATCTTAATTCTGTAATATTTGAAAGTTATAAAACAACGATTACAACTAGAGTAATAAATAAGCTTGCTGAAAAAGGTGTTTTAACAATTTTGTGTGATGACACCCTGATGCCTAATGCATTAATAACTCCCATCAAAGGTCACCATAAACAATACGAACAAATATTAAACCAGATAAATTGAAATAAAAAAGATAAACTATTTTTATGAACTAAAATAGTTAAAAATAAAATTGAAAATCAAATTGATAATTTAAAAATGACAAATAAAAATTTTGATAAAGTTGCTCATCTAAATAAGTTTATTTCAGAATTACAGTTGGGGGATTCAACAAATCGCGAAGCTCACGCTGCAAAAGTATATTTTCACGAATTATTTGGCATGGAATTTAGGAGAAATAAAGATAATCATATTAACTCTGCTTTAAATTTTGGTTATTCAATTATCAGAAGCGCAGTAGCTAGAACAATTTGCTCAAAAGGACTTCATCCGTCAATTTCTTTATTTCATCACAACGGCTTTAATGCTTTTGCTTTAGCGGATGACTTAATGGAACCATTTAGACCCATTGTTGATTTGTATGTATTTAGTAAAATAATGAACGAAGACTATTTTTCAAGGAATCATAGAATTGCTTTGATTAATTTGCTTAATTGTAAAGTTACAATAAATGGTAAAAGTGTTTATCTTACTAACGCGATAGAAATTTATATCGATGAAGTTATCAATTTCTTTAAAGAAAAGAAGTTTTCAGATGAAAAATTTCCTGATGTTTCATCGGTTTTATATTATGAGTTATAG
- the cas9 gene encoding type II CRISPR RNA-guided endonuclease Cas9 (Cas9, originally named Csn1, is the large, multifunctional signature protein of type II CRISPR/Cas systems. It is well known even to general audiences because its RNA-guided endonuclease activity has made it a popular tool for custom editing of eukaryotic genomes.), translating to MKKVNIGLDIGIASVGWAITDEELNIIDAGVSLFEEAGQTGSGTSGADRRIKRSSRRRLRRRNLRKSDLINLMIKNNLIKSNDDFQANIPQEMIFNLKLKGKKELLTNYEIAAILYHAVKKRGIFSWEDEIIEESASKNLENVDISERKEVTEPSLIMKEFHEANGKLIGVKDDSIRFTNEELLAELKEILNKQKDFGSINEDFINDFIKIFTRKRDYFTGPGLENQKTGTLSPWGWNGDEEFFDRLAGNDTYDKTQPRAPKESLTAYIFNTLNDLNNLKILNREEGITNIEKRDLIIKCIESPKTWNLKLDRIAKFIQVNPEDISGFRIDKNNKAIFTEFKGINKIKDIMRNNNLPIDWIAFKNKDKIDEILTILTKYQDYASRLEQLQKLNYDFLSLRICEVLSYVKNSGTHALSFKTMNEVIAEMWDTNKNSMQILTEQGRQPDYHKNFSKTQTIPVLRKSINEMYISPVVKRSLIQSLKVIKEIQKLKDLEIKNIVIEMAREKNSAEQRQFINKIQKQNEALGTEMKKEIAKVNTSGIDNFKFQEKMSYYLEQDGNCIYSGEKIDITRLMSDYNYCEIDHIIPVSISFDNSRSNKVLVLNSENQSKKNRTPYQYIINDKGQVAWKEYLEGVNRIYKQNDTRFPNRKQLFKKINYLLFEEDINSFKTQQGFIQRNLVDTRYATLEVKKYIENYIKTNDLDIQVKTINGGFTHQLRKNYFRIPNKIREQNKHHAEDAIMISLAAEFKYKNKKLFDLINTKTEEEKLDLDFDQTEFYKKWAQVGDNISKFDNYKFTRKVKQKNNMKISDETIYSAKKIGDNFFKINKIDIYTDDSKKWKTISKLFNEESNQVLMKDSDPKTFNFLQSIWNEYSIDKESGKSRNAFIFAKNELGESITKQSNEDNPPKISFLRYRDKSPIKLDEIFDISHKYKNISADKKRVLLDGKNWLRLDVWYSKTLDVYKILAINSLLISKMQEDQITIDPVAYQKSKEKLKISDTFEKVFELNKYDEVKFKYDGENNNNLYVVGFVQSTNLIEFKKLSQIEEKRMIKSVSKIKDFKKVTSNIIKNKIKILT from the coding sequence ATGAAAAAAGTAAATATAGGGTTAGATATTGGAATTGCCTCTGTGGGATGAGCGATTACGGATGAAGAATTAAATATTATCGATGCAGGAGTTAGTCTTTTTGAAGAAGCTGGTCAAACCGGTAGTGGCACAAGTGGAGCAGATCGTAGAATTAAGAGAAGTTCGCGAAGAAGATTAAGAAGAAGAAATTTACGTAAATCCGATTTAATTAATTTGATGATTAAAAATAATTTGATTAAAAGTAATGATGATTTTCAAGCCAACATTCCTCAAGAAATGATTTTTAATCTGAAATTAAAAGGAAAAAAAGAACTTTTAACTAATTATGAAATAGCAGCAATTTTATATCATGCAGTTAAAAAAAGAGGGATTTTTTCTTGAGAAGATGAAATAATTGAGGAAAGTGCAAGTAAAAATTTAGAAAACGTTGATATTTCTGAAAGAAAGGAAGTAACCGAACCATCATTAATAATGAAGGAGTTTCATGAAGCGAATGGAAAATTAATCGGAGTTAAAGATGATAGCATCAGATTTACAAACGAAGAATTACTCGCTGAACTAAAAGAAATTTTAAATAAGCAAAAGGATTTTGGTTCAATTAACGAAGATTTTATAAATGACTTTATTAAAATATTCACTCGTAAAAGAGATTACTTTACTGGTCCAGGATTGGAAAATCAAAAAACTGGTACTTTAAGTCCTTGGGGCTGAAATGGGGATGAAGAATTTTTTGATCGTCTTGCAGGAAATGATACCTATGATAAAACTCAACCGCGAGCACCTAAAGAATCATTAACTGCATATATTTTTAATACCTTAAATGATTTAAATAACTTAAAAATTCTAAACAGAGAAGAAGGTATTACAAATATTGAAAAAAGAGATTTAATCATTAAATGTATTGAATCACCAAAAACTTGAAACCTAAAATTAGATAGAATTGCTAAATTTATCCAAGTTAATCCTGAAGATATTTCTGGATTTAGAATTGATAAAAATAATAAGGCCATTTTTACTGAATTTAAAGGTATTAATAAAATTAAAGACATAATGAGAAATAATAATTTACCAATTGATTGAATTGCTTTTAAAAATAAAGATAAAATTGATGAAATATTGACAATACTAACTAAGTATCAAGACTATGCAAGCAGACTAGAACAACTACAAAAATTAAATTATGATTTTTTAAGTTTAAGAATTTGTGAAGTTTTAAGTTATGTTAAAAATAGCGGAACTCATGCTTTAAGTTTTAAAACTATGAATGAAGTAATTGCAGAAATGTGAGATACCAATAAAAATAGTATGCAAATTCTAACCGAGCAAGGCCGTCAACCCGATTACCATAAAAACTTTAGTAAAACACAAACTATTCCAGTTTTAAGAAAATCAATTAATGAAATGTATATTTCCCCAGTTGTGAAAAGATCTTTAATTCAATCATTAAAAGTAATTAAAGAAATTCAAAAACTAAAAGATTTAGAAATAAAAAATATTGTAATTGAAATGGCGCGTGAAAAAAATTCAGCTGAACAAAGACAATTCATTAACAAAATTCAAAAGCAAAACGAAGCTTTAGGAACTGAAATGAAGAAAGAAATCGCTAAAGTAAATACTAGTGGAATTGATAACTTTAAATTTCAAGAAAAAATGTCTTATTACTTAGAACAAGATGGAAACTGTATTTATAGTGGAGAAAAGATTGATATTACAAGACTTATGTCAGATTACAATTATTGTGAAATAGACCACATTATTCCAGTATCAATTTCATTTGATAATTCACGAAGCAATAAAGTATTAGTATTAAACTCAGAAAACCAAAGCAAGAAAAATAGAACCCCATATCAATATATTATTAATGATAAGGGTCAGGTTGCTTGAAAAGAATACTTAGAAGGAGTTAATCGCATTTATAAACAAAATGATACGCGATTCCCAAATCGAAAACAATTATTTAAAAAAATCAATTATTTATTATTTGAAGAGGACATCAATTCATTTAAAACACAACAAGGATTCATTCAAAGAAATTTAGTAGACACTCGTTACGCAACATTAGAGGTCAAAAAATATATTGAAAACTATATCAAAACCAATGATTTAGATATTCAAGTTAAAACAATTAATGGAGGATTTACTCACCAATTGCGTAAAAATTATTTTAGAATTCCAAATAAAATTCGTGAGCAAAATAAACATCATGCCGAAGATGCGATTATGATTTCTCTGGCTGCAGAATTTAAGTACAAAAACAAAAAACTATTTGATTTGATTAATACTAAAACTGAAGAAGAAAAATTGGACCTAGATTTTGATCAAACTGAATTCTACAAAAAATGGGCTCAAGTTGGAGATAATATTTCAAAATTTGATAATTACAAATTTACCAGAAAAGTTAAGCAAAAAAATAATATGAAAATATCAGATGAAACAATTTATTCTGCTAAAAAAATCGGGGACAACTTCTTCAAAATTAATAAAATAGATATTTATACCGACGACTCTAAAAAATGAAAAACAATATCTAAATTATTTAATGAAGAATCTAATCAGGTATTAATGAAAGACTCTGACCCAAAAACTTTTAATTTTTTACAAAGTATTTGAAATGAATACTCAATTGATAAAGAAAGCGGAAAATCCAGAAATGCATTCATTTTTGCTAAAAATGAATTGGGGGAAAGTATAACAAAACAATCTAATGAGGATAATCCTCCAAAAATAAGCTTCCTAAGATATCGAGATAAGAGTCCAATCAAATTAGATGAAATATTTGATATTTCTCACAAGTACAAAAATATTTCAGCTGATAAAAAAAGAGTCCTTTTAGATGGTAAAAATTGATTAAGACTTGATGTTTGATATAGCAAAACCTTAGATGTTTATAAAATTTTAGCAATTAATTCCTTATTAATTTCCAAAATGCAAGAGGATCAAATCACTATTGATCCGGTTGCTTACCAAAAATCCAAGGAAAAATTAAAAATAAGTGACACTTTTGAAAAAGTATTTGAATTAAATAAATATGATGAAGTTAAATTTAAATATGATGGTGAAAATAACAATAATTTATATGTTGTTGGTTTTGTTCAATCAACTAATTTAATTGAATTCAAAAAATTATCACAGATTGAAGAAAAGAGAATGATTAAATCAGTATCAAAGATTAAAGATTTTAAAAAAGTTACTTCAAATATTATTAAAAATAAAATAAAAATCTTGACTTAA
- a CDS encoding DUF262 domain-containing protein, whose protein sequence is MANNSSIQLQTIKDFLENDGKTTFKIPPYQRSYSWTKQVNQLINDINDTEPGGEFFIGVIFCHRKNKELIVVDGQQRIVTISLILNKLILKFNEMDSSTQVNEIISKIESCLFNKENNELVVKLKSYRDRIILEKIMDNYDLDLEDQKYSISKAYKIIGESLDKFEASTLFDFAKKILDINLFNIDLANLKIDPNNLFESFNSKNEPLKNYDLIVNSIFMNIEDEKKQEKIHRLKWERKFKNDSNVDLDKFFRDYVSMISCKVVADKAYEIHKGFKLILNSKLEGFKDKTKGVISFIDEIVRYFDIYSSIKTNKRLSEFFADKLVAIVNKKNWDLHLAEYKFLNVDAANSFLMYLSDKLISGEIRISFFDLVLSFVNTYIYKRKVIGITAQERKFFINILIKISALEKNKKQKLPDIICSAISETISENNKLNNNLREVDNAEFTEHIKVAFTDFSRSKYLFTIINNDMSDSMKIDSLDFYRSTTVEHIIPQSFSENDEWKKFLEDNNVKIVKFHVNKLSNLTILSPEQNKEAADKIFETKINIIRTSSFKINNEFNSVKNLGDLEKNWEKFILNQIDKIFNRFKKSIENRENRKIYNK, encoded by the coding sequence ATGGCCAATAACAGTTCTATACAACTTCAAACAATAAAAGATTTTTTAGAAAATGACGGAAAGACAACTTTCAAGATACCACCATATCAAAGAAGTTACTCTTGAACTAAGCAAGTAAATCAATTGATTAACGATATCAATGATACGGAGCCGGGGGGAGAATTTTTTATAGGCGTTATATTTTGTCATAGAAAAAATAAAGAATTAATCGTAGTTGATGGTCAACAGAGAATCGTCACAATTTCCTTAATTTTAAATAAATTAATTTTGAAGTTTAATGAAATGGATAGCTCAACCCAAGTAAACGAAATTATTAGTAAAATAGAGAGCTGTCTATTTAATAAAGAAAATAATGAACTTGTAGTAAAACTAAAGTCTTATAGAGACAGAATAATTTTGGAAAAAATAATGGATAATTATGATCTTGATTTGGAAGATCAAAAGTATTCTATTTCCAAAGCATATAAAATAATAGGTGAATCTTTAGATAAATTTGAAGCATCAACTTTATTTGATTTTGCAAAAAAAATTTTAGATATCAATCTTTTTAATATTGATTTAGCGAATCTTAAAATAGACCCAAATAACCTATTTGAATCTTTTAACTCCAAAAATGAACCACTTAAAAATTACGATTTAATCGTAAACTCCATTTTTATGAATATAGAAGATGAAAAAAAACAAGAAAAGATTCACAGACTTAAGTGGGAAAGAAAATTTAAAAACGATTCGAATGTAGATTTAGATAAATTTTTCAGAGATTATGTGTCTATGATTTCATGTAAAGTTGTAGCTGATAAGGCTTACGAAATTCACAAAGGTTTTAAATTAATTTTAAACTCGAAGCTAGAAGGTTTTAAAGATAAGACGAAGGGTGTTATATCATTTATAGATGAAATTGTGCGCTATTTCGACATCTATTCTTCTATAAAAACAAACAAAAGGCTTTCTGAATTTTTTGCCGATAAATTAGTTGCAATTGTCAATAAAAAAAATTGAGACTTGCATCTTGCCGAGTACAAGTTCTTGAATGTGGATGCTGCTAACTCATTTTTAATGTATTTATCAGATAAACTAATAAGCGGAGAAATAAGAATCAGTTTTTTTGACTTAGTTCTTTCGTTTGTAAATACCTATATTTATAAACGAAAAGTAATTGGAATAACAGCTCAAGAAAGAAAATTTTTTATCAATATCTTAATTAAAATATCAGCATTAGAAAAAAATAAAAAACAAAAATTGCCCGACATAATTTGTTCAGCAATAAGTGAGACTATTAGTGAAAATAATAAATTGAATAATAATTTAAGAGAAGTTGATAATGCAGAATTTACCGAACACATAAAAGTCGCTTTTACAGATTTCAGTAGATCTAAATATTTGTTTACAATTATAAATAATGATATGAGCGATTCTATGAAAATAGATAGTTTGGATTTTTATAGATCTACAACAGTTGAGCATATTATTCCTCAAAGTTTTTCAGAAAATGATGAATGAAAAAAATTTTTGGAAGATAATAATGTTAAAATAGTAAAATTCCATGTCAATAAACTATCCAATTTAACGATTTTATCCCCAGAACAAAACAAAGAGGCAGCAGATAAAATTTTTGAAACTAAAATAAATATAATTAGGACAAGTTCATTTAAAATTAATAATGAATTTAACAGCGTTAAAAATCTGGGTGATTTAGAAAAAAATTGAGAGAAATTTATTTTAAATCAAATTGATAAAATTTTTAACAGATTTAAAAAATCAATTGAAAACAGAGAAAATAGAAAAATATATAATAAATAA
- a CDS encoding helix-turn-helix domain-containing protein, which translates to MANLKGNKSHMTSFDKKLEIAHDWLQNQQSWKKLAAKYNVSYSAARKWALGYEQFGEEYLKRISSRKGQTAGISRIGAPSKRDKLSYELHRLKKKNKELEMENEFLKKFNQYLEDLEKNNK; encoded by the coding sequence ATGGCCAATTTAAAAGGAAATAAAAGTCACATGACTTCTTTTGATAAAAAGTTAGAAATCGCGCATGATTGATTGCAAAATCAACAAAGTTGAAAAAAATTAGCAGCTAAATACAATGTCTCATACTCGGCAGCTCGAAAATGAGCTTTGGGATACGAGCAGTTTGGGGAAGAGTATTTAAAGAGAATATCATCTAGAAAAGGACAAACTGCAGGTATTAGTAGAATTGGAGCGCCGTCTAAGCGAGATAAATTAAGTTATGAATTACATCGTTTGAAAAAGAAAAATAAGGAACTTGAAATGGAAAACGAATTTCTAAAGAAGTTCAATCAATACCTGGAGGATTTAGAAAAAAACAACAAATAA